One window of the Petroclostridium xylanilyticum genome contains the following:
- a CDS encoding 5-(carboxyamino)imidazole ribonucleotide synthase, whose product MINRRKKILQPPAQIGIIGGGQLGRMLTMAAKRMGYHVTILDPTPASPAGQVADNQIIASFSDQNAIRRLAELTDVVTYEFEHIDADILCCLESEGYSVYPSGKTLKKIQDKYKQKSLLKSVGLPVPAFSKVKSKEDIIQKFEEFGNALVLKTCSGGYDGKGNVIIRDKKDIETVYNTLKKNELMVEQFVEFTCELSIIAARGFDGEIVYYPVVENIHKNSILNLTRVPASIDNDIETEIKNIAKKVLEVLEDVGVFCIEMFLNSDGKIYINEIAPRPHNSGHYTIEGCVTSQFEQLIRIITGMPLGPAKLISPCAMVNILGNDMVQGKYTFEGIESVLAEEGCYLHLYGKHSTDELKKIGHITVLDDSLKKAEEKALKALENIKIKPL is encoded by the coding sequence ATGATTAACAGAAGAAAAAAAATATTGCAACCACCGGCCCAAATAGGGATAATAGGTGGAGGACAACTGGGAAGAATGCTGACAATGGCAGCTAAGAGGATGGGATACCATGTTACAATACTGGACCCCACCCCTGCTTCTCCGGCTGGACAGGTAGCAGATAACCAAATAATTGCTTCGTTTTCAGACCAAAATGCGATAAGAAGATTAGCAGAGCTGACCGATGTTGTTACTTATGAATTTGAACATATAGATGCTGATATATTATGCTGTTTGGAGTCGGAGGGGTACAGTGTGTATCCCTCTGGCAAAACATTAAAAAAGATTCAGGATAAATATAAACAAAAATCATTATTGAAAAGTGTTGGGTTGCCAGTACCTGCTTTTTCTAAAGTTAAAAGTAAAGAAGATATTATACAGAAATTTGAAGAGTTTGGAAATGCACTGGTATTGAAAACCTGTTCAGGCGGATATGATGGCAAAGGAAATGTTATTATAAGAGATAAAAAGGACATAGAAACAGTTTATAATACACTTAAAAAAAATGAATTGATGGTAGAACAATTTGTTGAGTTTACATGTGAATTATCAATAATAGCCGCTAGAGGGTTTGATGGAGAAATTGTATATTACCCTGTTGTCGAAAATATTCATAAAAACAGCATATTAAACTTAACCAGAGTACCTGCAAGTATAGATAATGATATTGAAACGGAAATTAAAAACATAGCAAAAAAAGTATTAGAAGTATTAGAGGATGTAGGGGTATTTTGTATAGAGATGTTTCTTAATTCAGATGGAAAAATATATATAAATGAAATAGCACCACGGCCTCATAATTCAGGACACTATACGATAGAAGGGTGCGTCACATCACAATTTGAACAGTTGATAAGGATTATTACGGGGATGCCGCTGGGTCCTGCCAAATTAATTTCTCCATGTGCGATGGTAAATATATTGGGAAATGATATGGTACAAGGTAAATATACCTTTGAAGGTATTGAGTCTGTGCTGGCAGAAGAGGGATGTTACCTTCATCTGTACGGTAAACACTCGACAGATGAACTGAAAAAAATTGGTCATATTACTGTTTTGGATGACTCTTTAAAAAAAGCGGAAGAAAAGGCATTAAAAGCACTTGAAAATATAAAAATCAAACCTTTATAA
- a CDS encoding cation-translocating P-type ATPase → MNEAYRKTATEIMESLKVTSKGLTDEEVEKRRTEYGFNELTEVARKSVIQVFLEQFKDFLVLILIGAAIISMFFNKIESAIVILVVIFINALLGTAQHIKAEESLKSLKALSSPVARVLRNGQKLEIPSREVVVGDILYLEAGDYVSADGRIIENHSLQVNESSLTGESESVLKIADVIDQDDVALGDRINMVFSGSFVTYGRAIAVATATGMNTEIGKIATLLKNAKEKKTPLQANLDNFGRKLAVVILAICALIFALNIFRGHLLIESFMFAVSLAVAAIPEALSSIVTIVLALGTQKMAHENAIVRRLHAVESLGSVSVICSDKTGTLTQNKMTVKKVYVDDKVLASDELDQDKALEKRLVLMALLCNDAITTNDKEIGDPTEVALVNLGSIYELDELEIRKNYPRTGEIPFDSDRKLMSTVHKIDGRTVMITKGALDVLLKRSIKIEKSVGVEELTEQHKKEIENVNFDFSRNGLRVLAFAYKEIEEGKKIDVEDEKELTFIGMIAMMDPPREESAKAVANCISAGIKTVMITGDHKITASAIAKQIGILRDESEAMEGYELDKLSDEALKDKVKGISVYARVSPEHKIRIVRAWQEKGNVVAMTGDGVNDAPALKQADIGIAMGITGTEVAKDAAAMILTDDNFSTIVKAVSNGRNIYANIKNSIKFLLSGNTAGILSVLYASLAALPNPFAPVHLLFINLVTDSLPAIAIGVEPHKENVMKEKPRHINTPILNRSFGLEVLIEGFLIAVSTIIAFYIGLNIGDVKLARTMAFATLCLTRILHGFNCRTKESIFKIGIFSNKYIWIAFAIGLLLLISVLEFQPLMRIFEVVPLTINEYKIIFGLALVPFILVQIYKLLFVNGPRE, encoded by the coding sequence ATGAATGAAGCATATAGGAAAACAGCTACAGAGATCATGGAGAGTTTAAAGGTAACCTCTAAAGGATTAACGGATGAGGAGGTAGAAAAAAGAAGAACGGAATACGGATTCAACGAATTAACGGAAGTAGCTAGAAAAAGTGTGATTCAGGTTTTTCTAGAGCAGTTTAAAGATTTTTTGGTGTTGATATTAATTGGGGCTGCTATCATTTCGATGTTTTTTAATAAAATAGAAAGTGCAATTGTCATTCTTGTGGTGATTTTCATTAATGCCCTATTGGGTACTGCACAACACATTAAAGCGGAGGAATCTTTAAAGAGCTTGAAGGCGCTTTCTTCACCGGTAGCGAGAGTCTTAAGAAATGGACAGAAGCTAGAGATTCCTTCTAGAGAAGTGGTGGTAGGAGATATTTTATATTTAGAGGCGGGAGATTATGTCAGTGCTGATGGTAGAATTATTGAAAATCATAGTCTTCAAGTCAATGAAAGTTCCTTAACAGGGGAATCAGAAAGTGTGCTAAAAATAGCAGATGTCATAGATCAGGATGATGTAGCCCTTGGAGATAGAATAAATATGGTCTTTTCCGGAAGTTTTGTGACCTATGGAAGAGCCATTGCAGTTGCTACAGCGACCGGGATGAATACAGAAATAGGTAAAATTGCAACACTTTTAAAAAATGCAAAAGAAAAGAAAACCCCTCTACAAGCAAATTTAGATAATTTTGGTAGAAAATTAGCAGTTGTAATATTGGCTATATGTGCATTGATTTTTGCTCTCAATATATTTAGAGGGCATCTGTTGATTGAGTCTTTTATGTTTGCGGTATCTTTAGCGGTAGCGGCTATTCCTGAAGCGTTAAGTTCTATTGTGACGATTGTACTTGCCTTGGGAACGCAAAAGATGGCTCATGAAAATGCCATTGTTAGAAGATTGCATGCGGTGGAAAGTTTAGGTAGTGTTTCGGTTATTTGTTCCGATAAAACCGGAACTTTAACCCAAAATAAAATGACAGTGAAAAAAGTCTACGTAGATGACAAAGTGTTAGCTTCCGATGAATTAGACCAGGATAAAGCCTTGGAGAAAAGACTAGTATTGATGGCCTTGTTATGTAACGATGCAATCACTACTAATGATAAAGAAATTGGAGATCCAACAGAGGTCGCACTTGTTAATTTAGGGAGTATTTATGAACTGGATGAGTTAGAGATTAGAAAAAACTATCCAAGAACCGGAGAAATTCCTTTTGATTCAGACAGAAAGCTGATGAGCACTGTTCATAAGATCGATGGAAGAACGGTGATGATCACAAAAGGAGCTTTAGATGTGTTGCTCAAAAGAAGCATCAAAATAGAAAAATCCGTTGGAGTAGAGGAATTAACAGAGCAGCACAAAAAGGAGATAGAAAATGTAAATTTTGATTTTTCAAGAAACGGGTTGAGAGTTCTAGCTTTTGCCTATAAAGAGATCGAAGAGGGAAAAAAGATTGATGTAGAAGATGAAAAGGAATTAACCTTCATTGGAATGATTGCGATGATGGACCCACCAAGAGAAGAGTCGGCGAAAGCGGTAGCGAATTGTATTAGTGCAGGCATCAAAACTGTTATGATTACCGGGGACCATAAGATCACTGCTTCCGCCATTGCGAAGCAAATTGGCATATTACGAGATGAATCAGAAGCGATGGAGGGTTATGAATTAGATAAACTAAGTGATGAAGCGCTTAAAGATAAGGTAAAAGGTATTTCGGTTTATGCCCGGGTTTCACCAGAGCACAAAATAAGAATCGTAAGAGCTTGGCAGGAAAAAGGTAATGTGGTTGCCATGACGGGTGATGGAGTGAATGATGCGCCTGCGCTGAAACAGGCGGATATAGGGATTGCAATGGGAATTACAGGGACAGAGGTTGCTAAGGACGCAGCAGCCATGATATTAACGGATGATAATTTTTCTACCATCGTAAAAGCAGTTTCTAATGGTAGAAATATATATGCGAATATAAAAAACTCTATTAAATTCTTGCTTTCTGGAAATACAGCAGGAATCTTGTCTGTACTATATGCATCCCTAGCAGCATTGCCCAATCCTTTTGCGCCAGTTCATTTATTGTTTATTAATTTAGTGACAGATAGTCTTCCGGCTATTGCAATCGGTGTTGAGCCTCATAAGGAAAACGTGATGAAGGAAAAGCCTAGACATATAAATACGCCGATACTTAATCGATCCTTTGGATTGGAGGTGCTCATCGAGGGATTTTTAATTGCAGTAAGTACAATTATTGCGTTTTACATAGGATTAAATATAGGTGATGTGAAACTTGCAAGAACCATGGCCTTTGCAACCTTATGCCTGACAAGAATTTTACACGGATTTAACTGTAGGACAAAAGAATCCATCTTTAAAATAGGGATATTTTCCAATAAATATATTTGGATTGCTTTTGCGATCGGTTTGTTATTGCTAATTTCCGTATTGGAGTTTCAACCTTTAATGCGGATATTTGAAGTCGTTCCGCTTACTATCAATGAATATAAAATCATTTTTGGATTGGCGCTGGTGCCGTTTATTTTGGTGCAAATATATAAGTTATTGTTTGTGAACGGACCTAGGGAATAG
- the hydE gene encoding [FeFe] hydrogenase H-cluster radical SAM maturase HydE, whose protein sequence is MLDLLDKLYEQNYLTKEEIVYILKNLDDAHKKILFDYSHSTRLKYYGNKVFMRGLIEFSNICKQDCLYCGIRASNRKVDRYRLTPDEIIECCREGYRLGYRTFVLQSGEDFWYTEEILTGIIRKIKELFPDVAITLSIGERSEEVYRNLFEAGADRFLLRHETASRHLYEKLHPTMNFDNRINCLKTLKKIGYQVGAGFMVGLPEQTAEDLAGDLCFLKELEPDMIGIGPFIPHRETPLKGSKGGTVEDTLVMLAFARLLVPDCLLPATTAMGTLHPKGRELALKVGANVVMPNLSPTAVRAKYELYENKICTGDEAAHCRQCIERRINSAGFEVDMGRGDSLKSRNSMQRV, encoded by the coding sequence ATGTTAGATTTATTGGATAAATTATATGAACAAAATTATTTAACTAAAGAAGAAATCGTATATATACTAAAGAATCTGGATGATGCGCATAAGAAAATCCTGTTTGATTATTCCCATAGCACCAGACTAAAGTATTATGGCAATAAAGTTTTCATGAGGGGGCTTATTGAGTTCTCCAATATATGCAAGCAGGATTGTCTCTACTGTGGTATTCGTGCGTCCAATAGGAAGGTTGATAGATACCGGCTTACCCCCGATGAGATCATAGAATGCTGCAGGGAAGGCTATCGGCTGGGCTATAGGACCTTCGTGCTGCAAAGCGGGGAAGATTTCTGGTATACAGAGGAAATATTGACAGGAATCATAAGAAAAATTAAAGAATTATTTCCTGATGTAGCGATTACCCTTTCCATAGGGGAAAGAAGTGAAGAGGTATATAGAAATCTTTTTGAAGCAGGTGCCGACCGGTTTTTACTAAGGCATGAAACAGCGTCCAGGCATTTGTATGAAAAATTGCACCCTACAATGAATTTTGATAACAGGATAAATTGTCTAAAGACACTAAAGAAAATCGGCTACCAAGTAGGAGCCGGGTTTATGGTTGGACTTCCTGAACAGACAGCAGAAGATTTGGCAGGAGACTTATGTTTCTTGAAAGAATTGGAGCCGGATATGATAGGGATAGGTCCCTTTATTCCCCACAGGGAAACGCCTTTAAAAGGTTCCAAAGGAGGTACAGTTGAAGATACACTTGTAATGCTGGCATTTGCGCGTTTGCTGGTACCGGATTGTCTGCTGCCGGCAACAACGGCAATGGGAACATTGCATCCAAAAGGAAGGGAATTAGCCTTAAAAGTAGGTGCAAATGTAGTAATGCCAAACCTTTCTCCAACAGCGGTGAGAGCTAAATATGAATTATATGAAAATAAGATTTGTACGGGAGATGAAGCAGCCCATTGCAGGCAGTGCATCGAAAGAAGGATTAACTCAGCAGGTTTTGAGGTGGATATGGGCAGGGGAGATAGCCTGAAGTCGAGAAACAGCATGCAAAGGGTATAG
- a CDS encoding FMN-binding protein has translation MKRLLSIVLVVLVIFSVSACAPARPTPPQASPTPSPSPSPVPSPSPSPSPAASPSPSPSPLPSPGPGSTSYKDGTYTADGDKWQYGNENATVVIKDGKMTDITLRRLDTEGKEVNYDEWAGQEVDGKKRPNLKQFRKDLASKMLEKQTYEVDSISGATVSSNNWKLAVQRALKAALK, from the coding sequence ATGAAAAGACTTTTAAGTATTGTACTGGTTGTTTTAGTAATATTTTCTGTGAGTGCATGTGCCCCGGCCAGACCCACTCCTCCACAGGCATCACCAACACCATCACCGTCTCCATCGCCAGTACCTTCTCCATCTCCATCACCCTCTCCAGCAGCAAGTCCATCTCCTTCTCCTAGTCCATTGCCTTCACCAGGACCAGGAAGCACCAGCTATAAAGATGGGACGTATACAGCTGACGGTGATAAATGGCAGTACGGAAATGAGAATGCTACTGTAGTGATCAAAGACGGCAAGATGACAGATATTACACTTAGACGTTTAGATACTGAAGGCAAAGAAGTAAACTATGACGAGTGGGCCGGTCAGGAGGTCGACGGCAAAAAAAGACCTAACTTAAAACAGTTTAGAAAAGATCTGGCAAGCAAAATGCTTGAGAAACAAACATACGAAGTGGACTCTATCTCTGGAGCTACCGTTAGCTCAAACAACTGGAAGTTAGCTGTCCAAAGAGCCTTAAAAGCAGCCTTAAAATAA
- the purE gene encoding 5-(carboxyamino)imidazole ribonucleotide mutase, whose protein sequence is MGSDSDFPVMSEAAKVLKECGIDYEINIVSAHRTPDKMHSYAKTAEERGIEVIIAGAGGSAHLPGMVASLTCIPVIGVPVKSRSLDGMDSLLSIVQMPKGVPVATVAINGAANAGLLAARMLSIKDLKIREKLTLYMEKIDKEITQGLEEIIK, encoded by the coding sequence ATGGGAAGTGATTCTGATTTTCCTGTTATGAGTGAAGCTGCTAAGGTACTTAAAGAATGTGGTATTGACTACGAAATAAATATTGTGTCGGCACACAGGACTCCGGATAAAATGCATAGCTATGCTAAAACAGCAGAAGAAAGAGGAATTGAAGTTATAATTGCAGGTGCCGGTGGCTCAGCACATCTGCCGGGTATGGTTGCTTCTTTAACGTGTATTCCGGTAATTGGAGTCCCGGTTAAATCCAGAAGTTTAGATGGAATGGACTCATTACTTTCCATAGTCCAAATGCCAAAAGGAGTGCCTGTAGCGACAGTAGCTATTAATGGTGCAGCTAATGCCGGGTTACTGGCTGCCAGGATGTTAAGCATTAAAGATTTAAAGATAAGAGAAAAATTGACCTTATATATGGAAAAAATAGATAAAGAAATAACTCAAGGGCTTGAAGAAATCATCAAATAA
- a CDS encoding L-lactate MFS transporter, whose product MKEEKIFGMSPETGRWMFIPLGIIIFMCLGTIYSWSIFRIPLENLFNIGATQSGLPYMLFLAAYAVLMPISGGFIDRCGPRTMIMVGGMAVGIGWILSGYAWNINILAITYGIIAGGGVGIVYGVPIAVISKWFPDKKGLAVGLTLSGFGLSPFVTAPLARLLIDFYGLPQTFKILGITFLIIILLLALPFKFPNQESIIENKNQSKNHMEFSDVDTKKMLKTSRFYGLWICYTIGTLIGLMTVGITSAVGEEVIRLDYKTTALTVSLFAIFNGVGRPLFGWLTDKLYPLNASIISYIIVILSSGLMLMAKEGAVVLYVFSFSLFWLTLGGWLAIAPTATAIFFGPKYYSKNYGFVFTAYGAGAILGVLISGILRDVLGSYIFVFYPIIFLAILGLLIAIFLLR is encoded by the coding sequence ATGAAAGAGGAAAAAATTTTTGGTATGTCACCAGAAACAGGCAGATGGATGTTTATTCCTTTAGGAATAATAATCTTTATGTGTCTAGGGACAATATATTCATGGAGTATTTTTAGAATACCTCTTGAAAATTTATTTAATATAGGTGCAACACAAAGTGGGTTACCATATATGCTGTTTTTAGCGGCATATGCAGTTTTAATGCCTATATCAGGGGGATTTATAGACAGATGTGGTCCCAGGACAATGATTATGGTAGGAGGAATGGCTGTTGGTATTGGATGGATTTTATCAGGATATGCCTGGAATATTAATATACTGGCAATAACATATGGTATAATTGCCGGTGGGGGTGTTGGGATAGTTTACGGGGTCCCAATTGCAGTAATTTCAAAATGGTTTCCTGATAAAAAAGGATTAGCAGTGGGTTTAACTTTATCAGGTTTTGGTCTATCTCCTTTTGTAACTGCACCTTTGGCCAGATTGCTTATAGATTTCTATGGTTTGCCTCAGACTTTTAAAATTTTAGGAATAACATTCTTAATCATTATTTTACTATTAGCATTACCTTTTAAATTTCCAAACCAAGAATCAATTATTGAAAATAAAAACCAAAGTAAAAATCATATGGAATTTTCAGATGTAGATACAAAAAAGATGCTAAAAACTTCAAGATTTTATGGACTTTGGATATGTTATACAATAGGGACGTTGATTGGACTTATGACTGTAGGAATAACAAGTGCAGTTGGAGAAGAAGTTATAAGGTTGGATTACAAAACTACTGCACTGACGGTATCATTATTTGCTATTTTTAATGGGGTTGGAAGGCCTTTATTTGGTTGGCTTACAGATAAATTATATCCCTTAAATGCTTCAATAATATCATATATAATAGTAATCTTGTCATCGGGTTTAATGTTAATGGCAAAGGAAGGGGCAGTCGTTTTGTATGTGTTTTCCTTTTCATTGTTTTGGTTGACACTTGGCGGTTGGTTGGCTATAGCCCCCACAGCTACTGCAATATTTTTTGGTCCCAAATATTACAGTAAGAATTATGGTTTTGTCTTTACTGCGTATGGTGCAGGGGCAATATTGGGAGTTTTAATTTCAGGAATATTGCGTGATGTTTTAGGAAGTTATATTTTTGTATTTTATCCAATAATTTTTCTTGCAATACTGGGATTGCTGATTGCAATATTTTTATTAAGATAA
- a CDS encoding HesA/MoeB/ThiF family protein has protein sequence MLTKDQELRYSRQIILKDIGYNGQQKLLKSRVLVIGSGGLGSPVLYYLAAAGVGTLGMVDFDIVAISNLQRQILHFTEDIGKKKVDSAEEKIRKLNPDVKIIKYPFRMNIDNIEEIIQDYDVIVDAVDNFTARYLVSDCCYFMKKPLVEGAVLGFEGILMTIIPDHSPCYRCLYPEPPQDGVIPTCNDLGILGAITGTIGSLQALEVVKVLLGIGDTLSGRILSFDGLSMNIRVIPWKKRETCPLCGKEPTVKELVEYEIKCKSKIT, from the coding sequence GTGCTTACTAAAGATCAGGAACTGAGATATTCAAGACAAATTATATTAAAGGACATCGGCTATAATGGACAGCAAAAACTTTTAAAATCCAGGGTACTTGTAATAGGAAGTGGGGGGCTGGGTTCACCGGTCCTTTATTATCTTGCAGCAGCCGGCGTTGGCACACTTGGGATGGTAGATTTTGACATAGTTGCCATCTCGAATTTGCAGAGGCAAATACTTCATTTTACAGAAGACATAGGAAAAAAAAAGGTGGATTCTGCAGAGGAAAAAATAAGAAAACTTAATCCGGATGTAAAAATAATAAAATATCCTTTTAGGATGAATATAGATAACATTGAAGAGATTATTCAAGACTACGACGTAATTGTAGACGCAGTAGATAATTTTACCGCAAGATATTTGGTCAGTGATTGCTGTTACTTTATGAAAAAACCTTTGGTAGAGGGGGCCGTACTTGGATTTGAAGGTATTCTTATGACAATCATACCTGACCATTCCCCGTGCTACAGGTGCCTGTATCCTGAACCGCCTCAGGACGGGGTAATTCCTACCTGTAATGACTTAGGCATACTGGGGGCAATTACGGGGACCATTGGTTCATTGCAAGCGCTTGAAGTGGTTAAAGTCCTTTTGGGGATTGGGGATACGCTTTCAGGACGAATCCTGTCATTTGACGGATTAAGTATGAATATCAGGGTGATTCCATGGAAGAAAAGGGAGACATGCCCGCTCTGTGGTAAAGAACCTACAGTAAAAGAACTGGTAGAGTATGAAATCAAATGCAAATCTAAAATTACATAA